The sequence below is a genomic window from Haloferax mediterranei ATCC 33500.
GGACCGACTCGGCGTCTCTCGCGCCGCGGTCTGGAAGCACGTCGAATCACTCCGCGATGACGGCTTCGGCGTCGAGAGTACAAGTGATGGGTACACCATAACCGACGTTCCCGAATACGGTGGCCCGGCTATCGAGTACGGACTGGAGGCCGACTACGACGTGGAGTTCCACGAGGTTCTTGCCTCGTCGAACGACCGCGCTCGCGAACTCGCCGCCGACGGCGCGACGGACGTGGCCGTCATCGCTCGCGAGCAGTCCGCCAGCAAGGGCCGGAAGGGACGCGAGTGGTCCGCACCCGACGGCGGCGTCTGGATGAGCCTGCTCGTCCGGCCCGACGAGCCACCGGCGCACGCACCGCTGTACACGCTCGCGATGGCCGTCGCCGTCTGCGATGCGGCGCGTGAAGCAGGTGTTGATGCGAGTATCAAGTGGCCGAATGACGTTATCGTGAGTCGTCCGCCGCAGCGGGCGACGAACGATGGCTCGTCGGGCGCATCAGCGTCCGACGGGGGGATTGCGAGCGAAGCGAGCAATCGTTCGGCTGACTCTGGCGAGTCTGACCGCGGCTACAAAAAGCTCTGCGGCATCCTCACCGAGATGGAAGGTGAAGCCGACCGCATCTCGTGGTTAATCATCGGACCCGGTACCAACGTCAACCTCGACCCCGAGACGCTCCCGGAGGGTGCGACGAGTATCGCCGCCGAAGCCGGCCCGGTCGAACGCCGCGTGTTCGTCCAGCGGGTACTCGAACGGTTCGAAGAACTGCGAGATGACCTCGATAGCGTCCTCCTGGCGTGGCGCGAGCGGGCCGACACGCTCGGCAGACAGGTTCGCGTCCACACCGCAAGCGGCGTGGTCGAAGGAAAAGCGGTGGACGTAGAGCACCCCGGAACACTCGTCGTCCAAACCGACGAGGGTGAGACACGCGTCCACGCCGGCGACTGCGAACACCTGCGCCCGGCAACTGACGACAGTCGCTGAGCGGCTTATCTTTCTCCGTCGACAGTGGCGGTTGTGTCTGCTGTTGTCTCAGCATCCACAGGAGAGTCCGCCGCGGATTCGACGGGTACTTCGACTGCCGATTCATCGGTATTGTCTCGGCCGCCTGCGATACGGACAGTCAAGACGGGAACGTTCGACGCGCGGACGAC
It includes:
- a CDS encoding bifunctional biotin--[acetyl-CoA-carboxylase] synthetase/biotin operon repressor — encoded protein: MSDTRRTLLDALAEGPVSGPDLADRLGVSRAAVWKHVESLRDDGFGVESTSDGYTITDVPEYGGPAIEYGLEADYDVEFHEVLASSNDRARELAADGATDVAVIAREQSASKGRKGREWSAPDGGVWMSLLVRPDEPPAHAPLYTLAMAVAVCDAAREAGVDASIKWPNDVIVSRPPQRATNDGSSGASASDGGIASEASNRSADSGESDRGYKKLCGILTEMEGEADRISWLIIGPGTNVNLDPETLPEGATSIAAEAGPVERRVFVQRVLERFEELRDDLDSVLLAWRERADTLGRQVRVHTASGVVEGKAVDVEHPGTLVVQTDEGETRVHAGDCEHLRPATDDSR